A window from Methylococcus mesophilus encodes these proteins:
- a CDS encoding DUF1611 domain-containing protein has translation MDRSPALILAHGCFEDVHGKVAHGLIRGTDRFDIVAVIDPDCAGHDAGTLLDERPRGIPVLASVEAALAQGRRRPAVAIVGMATHGGRFTETLRAALLEAAAAGLSLVNGLHDLAGDDPEIAAEAARHGTRILDLRRPKPIAELHFWTGQIHGVAAPRIAVLGTDCALGKRTTARLLTQALIADGVRAEMIYTGQTGWMQGGRHGLILDALPNDFVSGELEHAILSCYREARPDLIILEGQSALRNPSGPCGAELLLSGAAAGVILQHAPGRRCYDGFEGPRFRIPPVEDEIRLIEHYGVPVLGVSLNGRDSSPEGLREAQRRLARTLDIPVVCPLEDGVTELLPPLRALLEREEVA, from the coding sequence TTGGACAGGTCGCCCGCCCTCATCCTGGCACACGGCTGTTTCGAAGACGTCCACGGCAAAGTGGCCCATGGCCTGATCCGCGGCACGGACCGCTTCGACATTGTCGCCGTGATCGATCCGGATTGTGCCGGCCACGACGCCGGCACCCTGCTCGACGAACGGCCTCGGGGCATCCCCGTGCTCGCCTCGGTCGAAGCCGCGCTGGCTCAGGGGCGAAGACGCCCAGCTGTCGCCATCGTCGGCATGGCGACCCACGGCGGCCGCTTCACCGAAACCCTGCGCGCAGCCTTGCTCGAAGCCGCTGCAGCCGGCCTGTCGCTGGTCAACGGCCTGCACGACCTCGCCGGCGACGATCCGGAAATCGCGGCGGAAGCGGCCCGCCACGGCACCAGAATTCTCGACTTGCGCCGACCCAAGCCTATTGCAGAACTGCACTTCTGGACCGGCCAGATCCACGGCGTCGCCGCACCGCGGATCGCGGTGCTCGGCACCGATTGCGCCCTGGGAAAGCGCACCACCGCCCGCCTGCTGACCCAGGCTCTGATTGCGGACGGCGTCAGGGCCGAGATGATCTACACCGGCCAGACCGGCTGGATGCAGGGTGGACGGCACGGCCTCATCCTGGACGCCCTCCCCAACGATTTCGTCAGCGGCGAGCTGGAGCACGCCATCCTGAGCTGCTACCGCGAAGCCAGGCCCGATCTCATCATCCTGGAAGGACAGTCCGCCCTGCGCAATCCGAGCGGGCCTTGCGGGGCGGAGCTGTTGCTGTCCGGAGCCGCGGCGGGCGTCATCCTGCAGCACGCGCCCGGCCGGCGCTGCTACGACGGCTTCGAGGGCCCCCGTTTCCGGATTCCTCCCGTGGAAGACGAAATCCGGCTGATCGAACACTACGGCGTACCGGTGCTGGGCGTCAGCCTGAACGGACGGGATTCCAGCCCGGAAGGATTGCGGGAAGCGCAGCGCAGACTGGCCCGGACCCTGGACATCCCGGTCGTCTGCCCGCTGGAAGACGGCGTAACCGAACTGCTGCCGCCGCTGCGGGCGTTGCTGGAACGGGAGGAAGTCGCATGA
- a CDS encoding dipeptide epimerase codes for MKIADIRVRTEHFPLTRPYRIAFRSVEEVDNLIVEIRTADGLLGLGAASPEHHVTGETLEACHSALERDRLGWLIGTDIRTLPRLCRELAERLPAAPAARAALDMALHDLLAQGLDLPLVEILGRAHDSLPTSVTIGIKPVEETLAEAREYLTLGFRVLKVKLCGNEEQDFERLHRLHETLAGRAVVRVDPNQSYDLDGLLRLDRLRQELGIEFVEQPFPAERTDWLRALPEAARRRIAADESLLGPADAFSLAAPPAACGIFNIKLMKCGGLAPALRIAAIAETAGIALMWGCMDESRISIAAALHAALACPATRYLDLDGSFDLARDVAEGGFVLEDGRLRVTERPGLGLVYLD; via the coding sequence ATGAAGATCGCCGACATCCGGGTGCGGACCGAACATTTTCCGCTGACGCGCCCCTACCGCATCGCCTTCCGCTCGGTCGAGGAAGTCGACAATCTCATCGTCGAAATCAGGACCGCCGACGGATTGCTCGGATTGGGCGCCGCCTCGCCCGAACACCACGTCACCGGCGAAACCCTGGAAGCCTGCCACTCCGCATTGGAGCGGGACCGTCTCGGGTGGCTGATCGGCACGGACATCCGGACCCTGCCGCGGCTGTGCCGGGAATTGGCCGAACGGCTGCCCGCCGCACCGGCCGCCCGCGCCGCCCTCGACATGGCGCTGCACGATCTGTTGGCCCAGGGTCTCGACCTGCCACTGGTCGAAATCCTGGGGCGCGCCCACGACAGCCTGCCGACCTCGGTCACGATCGGCATCAAGCCGGTCGAAGAAACACTGGCCGAGGCGCGCGAATATCTGACCCTCGGCTTCCGGGTGCTCAAGGTCAAGCTTTGCGGCAACGAGGAGCAAGACTTCGAACGCCTGCACCGGCTGCACGAAACACTGGCCGGGCGCGCCGTCGTGCGGGTCGATCCCAATCAGAGCTACGATCTCGACGGCCTGCTCCGTCTGGACCGGCTGAGGCAGGAACTCGGCATCGAGTTCGTCGAACAGCCCTTTCCGGCGGAGCGGACCGACTGGTTGCGGGCGTTGCCGGAAGCGGCGCGCCGCCGGATCGCCGCCGACGAATCCCTGCTCGGCCCCGCTGACGCCTTTTCCCTGGCCGCGCCGCCTGCCGCCTGCGGCATCTTCAACATCAAGCTCATGAAGTGCGGAGGGCTGGCCCCGGCGCTGCGGATCGCCGCGATCGCCGAAACGGCGGGCATCGCGCTGATGTGGGGCTGCATGGACGAGAGCCGCATCAGCATCGCCGCCGCCCTGCACGCTGCCCTCGCCTGCCCGGCGACCCGCTATCTCGACCTGGATGGCAGCTTCGACCTGGCCAGGGACGTCGCAGAAGGCGGCTTTGTACTCGAGGACGGCCGGCTCCGGGTGACCGAACGGCCCGGCCTCGGACTCGTATACCTGGACTAG
- a CDS encoding DUF2721 domain-containing protein produces the protein MQFLVNIEDVAHVIQLAVAPVFLLTSIGAVLSVMTVRLSRCIDRARYLEDNLEKLDQKMRHFAHVELRILWRRARMIGAALTLCTISALLICTVVGILFVGGISDTELGTAIALLFIAAMATLMLALLVFLVEIYIGIATLRVGPR, from the coding sequence ATGCAATTCCTGGTCAACATCGAAGACGTGGCCCACGTCATCCAGCTTGCGGTGGCCCCGGTGTTCCTCCTGACCAGCATCGGGGCGGTGCTGTCGGTGATGACGGTCCGCCTCTCTCGCTGCATCGACCGGGCGCGCTACCTGGAAGACAACCTCGAAAAGCTCGACCAGAAGATGCGCCATTTCGCCCATGTGGAACTCAGAATTTTGTGGCGGCGCGCCCGGATGATCGGCGCAGCCCTCACCCTCTGCACGATCAGCGCGCTCCTGATCTGCACGGTCGTCGGCATCCTGTTCGTCGGCGGCATTTCCGACACCGAGCTGGGCACGGCGATCGCGCTGCTGTTCATCGCGGCCATGGCCACGCTGATGCTGGCCTTGCTCGTCTTCCTGGTGGAAATCTATATCGGCATCGCGACCCTGCGGGTCGGGCCGCGCTGA
- a CDS encoding NAD-dependent malic enzyme, producing MIDFEIARDAQTGKETWSVPLKGALLLNHPLFNKGTAFPEQERRELGLLGLLPPHVDTLETQVERAYEAFKGKATDLERHIYLRALQDENEVLFYRLMRDYIGETMPVVYTPTVGEACQRFSHIYRHPRGLFIAYPEREHIDELLANTPQRDVDVIVVTDGERILGLGDQGAGGMGIPIGKLALYTLCGGIHPARTLPVLLDVGTDNPELLNDPLYMGWRHTRVRGAEYETFVERFVQAVTRRYPNVLLQWEDFAQANAGPLLERYRDRLCTFNDDIQGTAAVATGTVLAAVKATGVRLQDQVFAVFGAGSAGCGIGEQLCAAMVRDGLSETEARSRFYLIDRPGLLREGLTGLLPFQQPFAQPAARLAGWRLDQAGTIGLAEVVNNAHPSVLIGVSGVTGAFTESIVKTMAIRVLRPIVLPLSNPTSRCEALPAQILAWTEGRALVATGSPFADVAWEGRTIPISQCNNSYIFPGLGLGILAIGARRVTPGMFMAAAQALADASPAATDPDAPLLPPLTAIRSVSRLIALAVAKEAIAAGVAGYSSDADLEHLVDERMWTPVYAQLTGISSW from the coding sequence ATGATCGATTTCGAAATCGCCCGCGATGCTCAAACCGGCAAGGAAACCTGGTCGGTACCGCTCAAAGGCGCTTTGCTGCTGAACCATCCGTTGTTCAACAAGGGCACGGCCTTCCCTGAACAGGAGCGCCGCGAACTGGGCCTGCTCGGTCTGCTGCCACCGCATGTCGACACCCTTGAAACCCAGGTAGAACGTGCCTACGAGGCATTCAAGGGCAAGGCCACCGACCTGGAACGCCACATCTACCTGCGTGCCCTGCAGGACGAGAACGAAGTGTTGTTCTACCGGCTGATGCGGGATTACATCGGGGAGACGATGCCCGTCGTCTACACGCCGACCGTGGGCGAAGCCTGCCAGCGGTTCAGCCACATCTACCGGCATCCGCGGGGACTGTTCATCGCCTACCCGGAGCGCGAGCACATCGACGAGCTGCTGGCCAATACCCCGCAGCGCGACGTGGACGTCATCGTGGTGACGGACGGCGAGCGCATCCTCGGTCTGGGCGACCAGGGCGCAGGCGGCATGGGCATCCCCATCGGCAAGCTGGCGCTGTATACCCTCTGCGGCGGCATCCACCCCGCCCGCACACTGCCGGTGCTGCTTGACGTCGGCACGGACAACCCGGAACTGCTGAACGACCCGCTGTACATGGGCTGGCGCCACACGCGGGTGCGGGGCGCCGAATATGAAACCTTCGTCGAGCGCTTCGTGCAGGCGGTGACGCGGCGCTACCCGAACGTGCTGCTGCAATGGGAAGACTTCGCCCAGGCCAATGCCGGTCCGCTGCTGGAGCGCTACCGCGACCGGCTCTGCACCTTCAACGACGACATCCAGGGTACGGCGGCGGTCGCCACCGGCACCGTACTGGCCGCGGTCAAGGCCACGGGAGTTCGGCTGCAGGACCAGGTCTTCGCCGTGTTCGGCGCGGGCTCCGCCGGCTGCGGCATCGGCGAGCAACTGTGCGCAGCCATGGTCCGGGACGGCTTGTCCGAGACCGAAGCGCGCTCGCGTTTCTATCTGATCGACCGGCCCGGCCTGCTGCGCGAGGGGCTCACCGGACTGCTGCCGTTCCAGCAGCCCTTCGCGCAACCCGCCGCCCGGCTGGCCGGCTGGCGGTTGGATCAAGCCGGGACCATCGGCCTGGCCGAGGTAGTGAACAACGCACACCCGAGCGTGCTGATCGGCGTCTCAGGTGTGACCGGGGCTTTCACCGAATCCATCGTCAAAACGATGGCCATCCGGGTGCTGCGCCCTATCGTCCTGCCGCTGTCGAACCCGACTTCCCGCTGCGAAGCCCTGCCCGCGCAGATTCTGGCCTGGACCGAAGGGCGTGCCCTGGTCGCCACCGGCAGCCCGTTCGCCGACGTCGCCTGGGAGGGGCGGACGATCCCGATTTCGCAATGCAATAACAGCTATATTTTTCCTGGACTGGGGCTGGGCATCCTCGCCATAGGCGCGCGCCGGGTGACCCCCGGCATGTTCATGGCCGCTGCGCAAGCCCTGGCCGACGCCTCCCCCGCGGCAACCGACCCGGATGCGCCCCTGCTTCCGCCCCTGACAGCCATCCGCAGCGTATCGCGCCTTATCGCACTGGCTGTCGCGAAGGAGGCCATAGCCGCCGGCGTCGCCGGGTACTCCAGCGATGCGGACCTGGAACACTTGGTGGACGAACGGATGTGGACCCCGGTTTATGCGCAGCTGACAGGGATTAGCTCGTGGTAA
- a CDS encoding linear amide C-N hydrolase, producing the protein MKKIAARMAGFVAVAGALAGPVADACTRFTYIGAENNVITGRSWDWPNDGHADLWAYPAGISRSGNGNDKNSLHWVSKYGSVTTSAFNIATADGINTEGLSVNILYLSGSGYAKPVSGKKNLTLLSWGQFMLDNYATVNDAVKDFGSGKYNMLAVPDVDGKKMDLHMAISDASGDNAIFEYINGKLVVHHGSQYNVMTNEPSFDQQLSLNTYWQRQEGNFLPGTENPSDRFVRASYYLSNALRSTDYQQEIATVFSIIRNVSVPFEKAKDASRPNLYPTYWRSVADLKRKIYYFEETNHPNVFWVELDKLDFKPGAAIKKLALANGEIYSGETSKYFIAAQAFTTPQITPDK; encoded by the coding sequence ATGAAAAAAATAGCGGCTCGTATGGCAGGCTTTGTGGCCGTTGCCGGTGCTTTAGCAGGTCCAGTTGCCGATGCTTGCACCCGCTTCACCTATATCGGCGCGGAAAACAATGTAATTACCGGCAGATCCTGGGATTGGCCAAACGATGGACACGCGGATTTATGGGCATACCCGGCAGGAATTTCCCGTAGCGGCAATGGCAACGACAAAAACAGCCTGCACTGGGTCTCTAAATATGGCAGTGTTACCACGAGCGCTTTCAATATTGCAACCGCTGACGGCATAAATACAGAAGGGTTGAGTGTGAACATACTCTACCTTTCAGGAAGCGGGTATGCCAAGCCGGTTTCAGGCAAAAAGAACCTGACCCTGCTCAGCTGGGGGCAATTTATGCTGGACAACTATGCCACGGTCAATGATGCTGTAAAAGACTTTGGCAGCGGCAAATATAACATGCTGGCAGTGCCCGATGTTGACGGCAAAAAAATGGATCTTCACATGGCAATTAGCGATGCCAGTGGAGATAATGCCATTTTTGAATATATCAACGGCAAATTAGTCGTTCATCACGGCAGCCAGTATAACGTAATGACAAACGAACCATCGTTTGACCAGCAACTATCGTTGAATACCTATTGGCAGCGACAAGAGGGTAATTTTTTACCGGGAACCGAAAACCCCAGCGACCGTTTCGTTCGCGCCAGTTACTATCTGAGCAACGCCTTACGATCCACCGACTATCAACAAGAGATCGCCACGGTATTTTCAATTATTCGCAACGTATCGGTTCCGTTTGAGAAAGCAAAAGACGCCAGCCGTCCAAATTTGTATCCAACTTATTGGCGCAGCGTTGCCGACTTGAAACGCAAGATTTATTATTTCGAAGAAACCAATCATCCCAATGTGTTTTGGGTTGAGCTGGACAAACTGGATTTTAAACCGGGCGCCGCAATAAAAAAACTGGCCCTAGCTAACGGTGAAATTTATAGCGGCGAAACCAGTAAATATTTTATCGCGGCGCAAGCATTTACCACCCCGCAAATTACTCCCGACAAATAA
- the alsS gene encoding acetolactate synthase AlsS encodes MTETSKRCTGADLLVDSLQALGVEYVFGVPGGAILPILNVLADRGPRFIVCRDETGAAFMAQAWGRITGQPGVVLTTSGPGLINAVCGVATATEDRDPLVVITGQVPRAVQFKQSHMNLDSVGLFAPITQWSVEVEEPNTVSEILVNAFRTAQAPRAGAVHVSVPNDMLTAPVTAQALAPAEPAVWGAAPAAIVERAASLLNDAKAPAILLGVRASTPGAAAAVRRFLERHPLPVAMTFEAAGTLSRNLVDQFVGRVGYVLNQPGDDVLRQADLVLTIGYDPIEYEPSAWISPQSQAIHLDALPATVDRAYRPAAELVGDIAANLDALGSLLRIEDRAERPAVAAARQRLLEEQARGAALTGMPVHPLRFIHDLRATLDDAVTVTCDVGAHEIWMARYFFCYAPRHLLFSMGHQTMGVALPWAIGAALARPGKKVVSVSGDGSFLMTCMELETAVRLKLPIVHIVWKDGGYNLIHSLQMRDYGRSFGAEFGPTDFVKLAEAFGATGYRIESADDIVPVLNRALAADAPVLIEVPIDYSDNADLVDAINASAQH; translated from the coding sequence ATGACCGAAACCTCCAAACGCTGCACCGGCGCCGACCTGTTGGTCGATTCGCTGCAAGCGCTGGGCGTCGAATACGTCTTCGGCGTGCCCGGCGGCGCGATACTCCCGATCCTGAACGTGCTGGCCGACCGCGGCCCGCGCTTCATCGTTTGCCGGGACGAAACCGGCGCCGCCTTCATGGCCCAGGCCTGGGGCCGGATCACCGGCCAGCCCGGCGTGGTGCTTACCACATCCGGCCCCGGCCTCATCAATGCCGTCTGCGGCGTGGCGACCGCTACCGAAGACCGCGACCCGCTGGTCGTCATCACCGGCCAGGTGCCGCGGGCCGTGCAGTTCAAGCAAAGCCACATGAACCTGGATTCGGTCGGCCTGTTCGCGCCGATCACCCAGTGGAGCGTCGAGGTCGAGGAACCGAACACCGTATCGGAAATCCTGGTCAACGCCTTCCGCACCGCGCAAGCGCCGCGCGCCGGGGCCGTCCACGTCTCGGTGCCGAACGACATGCTCACCGCGCCGGTCACGGCGCAAGCCCTGGCGCCGGCCGAACCCGCCGTCTGGGGTGCGGCCCCGGCCGCCATCGTCGAACGCGCGGCGTCCCTGCTGAACGATGCCAAAGCGCCCGCCATCCTGCTCGGCGTGCGGGCCAGCACACCTGGAGCGGCGGCGGCGGTCCGGCGTTTCCTGGAGCGGCATCCGCTGCCGGTGGCGATGACCTTCGAGGCCGCCGGCACCCTGTCGCGCAATCTGGTCGATCAGTTCGTCGGCCGGGTCGGTTATGTGCTCAACCAGCCGGGCGACGATGTGCTGCGGCAAGCCGATCTGGTGCTCACCATCGGCTACGACCCGATCGAATACGAACCTTCCGCCTGGATCTCACCGCAGTCGCAGGCGATCCACCTGGATGCGCTGCCCGCCACCGTCGACCGGGCCTACCGCCCTGCCGCCGAACTGGTCGGCGACATCGCCGCCAACCTGGACGCGCTCGGCAGCCTGCTCCGAATCGAGGATCGAGCCGAACGCCCCGCCGTCGCCGCGGCGCGGCAGCGTCTGCTGGAGGAGCAAGCCCGCGGCGCAGCGCTGACCGGCATGCCGGTCCACCCCTTGCGCTTCATCCACGACCTTCGGGCCACGCTGGACGACGCGGTGACGGTGACCTGCGACGTCGGCGCCCACGAGATCTGGATGGCCCGCTATTTCTTCTGCTACGCCCCGCGCCACCTCCTGTTCAGCATGGGCCACCAGACCATGGGCGTCGCCCTGCCCTGGGCCATCGGCGCGGCCCTGGCCCGGCCGGGGAAGAAGGTGGTTTCGGTATCCGGCGACGGCTCCTTCCTCATGACCTGCATGGAGCTGGAAACCGCCGTGCGCCTGAAGCTGCCGATCGTCCACATCGTCTGGAAAGACGGCGGCTACAACCTGATCCACAGCCTGCAGATGCGCGACTACGGCCGCAGCTTCGGCGCCGAATTCGGCCCCACCGACTTCGTCAAGCTGGCGGAAGCCTTCGGCGCGACCGGCTACCGGATCGAATCCGCGGACGACATCGTTCCGGTGCTGAACCGTGCCCTGGCCGCCGATGCGCCGGTCCTGATAGAAGTCCCCATCGACTACAGCGACAACGCCGACCTGGTCGATGCGATCAACGCCTCCGCCCAGCACTGA
- the budA gene encoding acetolactate decarboxylase, producing MAIDDIFIQAFRSHQQKGDLFHPPGREDNEVFQASTIGALMEGVYDGDTTYGELAEHGDFGLGTFNALDGEMIALGGRFFQIKSDGKAYPVPPTAKTPFAVVTLFDPTVQIDWPDPIDWKQFQAAVDKAAPSKNLFYAIRVRARFDHIRVRTVPRQHKPYPPLVEVARRQPEFEYENLEGTLVGFRFPDYTQGVNVAGYHVHFLDKAETVGGHVLDFTMREAEVDIDVTSQFRMEVPECGAFLDADLAKDQDEAIHEAEG from the coding sequence ATGGCCATCGACGACATCTTCATCCAAGCCTTCCGCAGCCACCAGCAGAAAGGCGATTTGTTCCACCCACCAGGCCGCGAGGACAATGAGGTGTTCCAGGCCTCGACCATCGGCGCGCTGATGGAAGGCGTTTACGACGGCGATACCACCTACGGCGAACTGGCAGAGCACGGCGACTTCGGTCTGGGCACCTTCAACGCGCTGGACGGGGAGATGATCGCCCTCGGCGGACGGTTCTTCCAGATCAAATCGGACGGCAAGGCCTATCCCGTCCCGCCCACCGCCAAAACGCCGTTCGCCGTGGTGACCCTGTTCGACCCGACCGTCCAGATCGACTGGCCCGACCCGATCGACTGGAAGCAGTTCCAGGCCGCCGTCGACAAAGCCGCTCCCAGCAAAAACCTTTTCTACGCCATCCGGGTACGGGCGCGCTTCGACCACATCCGCGTCCGCACGGTACCGCGCCAGCACAAACCCTACCCGCCCCTGGTCGAAGTCGCCCGCCGCCAGCCCGAATTCGAATACGAAAATCTGGAAGGCACCCTGGTCGGCTTCCGTTTCCCCGACTACACCCAGGGCGTCAACGTCGCCGGCTACCACGTGCATTTCCTGGACAAGGCCGAAACCGTCGGCGGCCACGTCCTGGACTTCACGATGCGCGAGGCGGAAGTCGACATCGACGTCACTTCCCAGTTCCGGATGGAAGTCCCCGAGTGCGGGGCTTTTCTCGACGCGGACCTGGCGAAGGATCAGGACGAGGCCATACACGAGGCGGAGGGCTGA
- a CDS encoding DUF1579 domain-containing protein, translated as MRDEHRWLQNLVGDWSCEHQWSLGIGKSQEKFKGSETVRSMGGYWVVCESSGEMPGGGVANTLMTLGYDPEKKRYVGTWVGSMMTHLWLYDGCLDGEGKVLTLETEGPDCANGGRMVKQKDVIEIRAGDHRLTTCYKLDADGNWHPFMTASYRRKR; from the coding sequence ATGCGAGACGAACACCGATGGCTGCAAAACCTGGTGGGCGACTGGAGTTGCGAGCACCAGTGGTCCCTGGGCATAGGCAAATCGCAGGAAAAATTCAAGGGATCTGAGACCGTGCGTTCCATGGGCGGCTATTGGGTGGTGTGCGAAAGCAGCGGAGAAATGCCCGGCGGAGGCGTGGCAAATACTTTGATGACGCTGGGCTATGACCCGGAAAAGAAGCGGTATGTCGGAACCTGGGTGGGCTCGATGATGACCCACCTCTGGCTCTATGACGGATGCCTGGATGGGGAAGGAAAGGTGTTGACGCTCGAAACCGAAGGCCCCGACTGTGCCAACGGAGGGAGGATGGTGAAGCAAAAGGACGTCATCGAGATCAGAGCGGGCGACCATCGGCTGACGACATGCTACAAACTGGATGCTGACGGAAACTGGCACCCATTCATGACGGCGAGCTATCGGAGGAAGCGGTAG
- a CDS encoding SRPBCC family protein translates to MLKFTAIMLVVLLLALLIYASTKPDTFQVQRSIRIKAPPEKIFPFIDDLHAWLDWSPYEKKDPEMKRTFSGPAAGVGARYAWDGNNEIGAGSMEITESQPPSRVVMKLDFTRPFEAHNIVEFSLEPEGDAATELTWAIHGPMPFLSKLMTVFFSMDKMIGKDFEVGLASLRTAVEN, encoded by the coding sequence ATGCTGAAGTTCACTGCCATTATGCTCGTGGTCTTGCTCCTTGCACTGCTCATCTATGCATCGACCAAACCCGATACGTTTCAAGTACAGCGGAGTATCCGCATCAAGGCGCCACCCGAAAAGATATTCCCGTTCATCGATGATCTGCACGCCTGGCTGGACTGGTCGCCTTACGAGAAGAAAGATCCGGAAATGAAAAGGACGTTCAGCGGCCCGGCCGCCGGCGTCGGGGCGAGGTATGCCTGGGACGGCAACAACGAAATCGGCGCCGGCAGCATGGAAATCACCGAATCTCAGCCGCCTTCCAGGGTGGTCATGAAACTGGATTTCACCCGTCCATTCGAAGCTCACAACATCGTTGAATTTTCGCTGGAGCCTGAAGGTGATGCCGCCACGGAGTTAACCTGGGCCATACACGGGCCCATGCCGTTCCTATCGAAACTCATGACGGTATTCTTCAGCATGGACAAGATGATAGGCAAGGACTTCGAGGTTGGTCTCGCCAGCCTTAGGACCGCCGTCGAAAATTGA
- a CDS encoding YciI family protein: MRFMIIVKATKDSEEGVMPTEKLLAEMASYHEELQKAGMLVDASGLQPSAKGWRIRYQGDKRSVVDGPFAETKELIAGYTLIQAESREEAIEWTRRFPNPTIDGAACEIEVRQLFELEDFAPGEAIERFRELDVCFEKRPQDASTL; the protein is encoded by the coding sequence ATGCGATTCATGATCATCGTCAAAGCAACGAAGGATTCCGAGGAGGGGGTGATGCCCACGGAAAAACTCCTTGCCGAAATGGCGAGCTACCACGAGGAACTGCAGAAAGCAGGAATGCTGGTCGATGCCTCTGGCCTGCAACCGAGCGCGAAAGGCTGGCGGATCCGGTACCAGGGCGACAAGCGCTCGGTGGTCGACGGTCCGTTTGCCGAAACCAAGGAACTGATCGCCGGCTACACCCTCATCCAGGCGGAATCGAGGGAAGAAGCGATCGAATGGACGCGGCGCTTTCCCAATCCAACGATTGACGGCGCTGCTTGCGAAATTGAAGTTCGTCAGTTGTTTGAGCTGGAAGACTTTGCTCCAGGCGAGGCAATAGAGCGGTTCCGGGAACTCGACGTCTGTTTTGAAAAACGGCCGCAGGACGCCTCGACCCTTTGA
- a CDS encoding VOC family protein, whose product MQIQPYLFFNGRCDEALEFYRSALGAEMIMLMRFKESPEPPQCELPEGGEDKVMHASFRVGDSVILASDGCCGGQPSFQGFALTLTVADENEADRLFAALAEGGQVQMPLARTFFSPRFGMVIDRFGVCWMVLVECREPA is encoded by the coding sequence ATGCAAATTCAGCCCTATCTGTTTTTCAACGGACGCTGCGACGAAGCGCTCGAATTCTACCGGTCGGCACTGGGCGCCGAGATGATCATGCTCATGCGTTTCAAGGAGAGTCCGGAGCCGCCGCAATGCGAGCTTCCCGAGGGGGGCGAAGACAAAGTGATGCACGCGAGCTTCCGCGTCGGTGACAGCGTCATTCTGGCATCCGACGGCTGTTGCGGCGGACAGCCCAGCTTCCAGGGATTTGCACTGACCCTGACGGTGGCGGACGAAAACGAGGCCGATCGCCTGTTCGCCGCTCTGGCCGAGGGCGGTCAGGTGCAGATGCCTCTGGCGAGAACCTTCTTTTCCCCCCGGTTCGGCATGGTCATCGACCGCTTCGGCGTGTGCTGGATGGTCCTCGTCGAATGCCGCGAACCGGCGTAG
- a CDS encoding YciI family protein — MKYLCLVYSEEKKLEGWDDGECQAYCQSLQGSGHLVAAEALQPVHTATTVRIRNGKLSVTDGPFAETKEQLAGFYLIEARDLNEAIQLAAKIPPARVGSIEVRPVRTLTP, encoded by the coding sequence ATGAAATACCTGTGTTTGGTCTACAGTGAGGAAAAGAAACTGGAAGGTTGGGATGACGGCGAGTGTCAAGCTTATTGCCAGTCGCTGCAAGGCAGCGGGCATCTCGTCGCCGCCGAAGCCCTCCAGCCCGTGCACACCGCGACTACCGTCCGGATCCGTAACGGCAAGCTGTCCGTCACCGACGGTCCGTTCGCGGAGACCAAGGAGCAACTGGCGGGTTTCTACCTGATCGAGGCGAGGGACCTGAACGAAGCCATCCAACTCGCCGCGAAGATTCCGCCGGCACGGGTCGGCAGCATCGAGGTGCGGCCGGTCAGGACTTTGACCCCGTGA